One Methylobacterium sp. AMS5 genomic region harbors:
- the rbfA gene encoding 30S ribosome-binding factor RbfA → MAQKQTPSGPTQRQQRVAELIRHALAEVLQRGDIQDPVLGSHVVTVPEVRMSPDLKLATAYVMPLGGQDEAPVIAALERHKKILRQEVARRVNLKFAPDLRFRRDETFDEAARIDQLLRSEKVQRDLESAPREDDEGEPDSPSRD, encoded by the coding sequence ATGGCCCAAAAGCAGACTCCCTCCGGTCCCACGCAGCGTCAGCAGCGCGTGGCCGAACTCATCCGCCACGCTCTGGCCGAAGTGCTGCAGCGTGGTGACATTCAGGATCCGGTGCTCGGCTCGCATGTCGTCACCGTTCCCGAGGTTCGGATGTCGCCGGACCTCAAATTGGCCACCGCCTACGTCATGCCGCTCGGTGGCCAGGACGAGGCCCCGGTGATCGCCGCGCTCGAGCGTCACAAGAAGATCCTCCGCCAGGAAGTCGCCCGGCGGGTGAATCTGAAATTCGCGCCCGACTTGCGCTTCCGGCGCGATGAAACCTTCGACGAGGCGGCCCGGATCGACCAGCTCCTGCGGAGCGAGAAGGTCCAGCGGGATCTGGAAAGTGCACCTCGCGAGGACGACGAGGGCGAACCGGATTCGCCCTCGCGCGATTGA
- the infB gene encoding translation initiation factor IF-2, whose protein sequence is MSDTNNPGDKTQTRAPSKPLTVKRPVEQGTVRQSFSHGRSKSVVVETVKRRTIGAAPGAVAPREPAAPPPRPASVAPAPTPAARPSGRSASGVVLRTLSEQERDARAAALADAQRREAEARARAEAEVKARRDREDAERREREAAEARRREEDERRRQDDELRRKAAEDSRRRAEEEAARVAALPAAEAPPAAAPAAPEPVAASAPAAAPAARPTPAPARPAAAPSAARPGGATQRPAASGTRPGVRPTPSAARPAAPQPPAEPRRTITADIKKPRDLNFMARPAPAPEPEKAPSPTTAARPAGAGAAARPAGRPGAAAAEEESDTKRVIRRPGMPLKIITPPKTPKSPGGDRNRGRLTIANATAGEEERTRSVASFRRRQQRMSGHRHEEPKEKIVRDVTIPETITIQELANRMSERAVDVIRLLMKQGQIHKITDVIDSDTAQLIAEEMGHTVRRVAESDVEEGLTSDEPDLEEDLDPRPPVVTIMGHVDHGKTSLLDAIRAANVVEGEAGGITQHIGAYQVAAPSGDLVTFIDTPGHAAFTSMRARGAKVTDIVVIVVAADDGVMPQTVEAIQHAKAAGVPMIIAINKIDKPDANPQRVRTELLQHDIQVESMGGETLEFEVSAKTGEGLPELLEGLQLQAEILNLRANEKRDGEGTVIEAQLDRGRGPVATVLVQRGTLFTGDIVVAGAEWGRIRALIDDTGKHVPYAGPSVPVEVLGFNGTPDAGDRVIVVPNEARAREVTEYRARIKRERLNARTGGANRSLVDMMREAKEGANRKELPIIIKGDVQGSVEAINGALTALGNDEVGVRILLSGVGGITESDITLANASKAVVIGFNVRAHKEARNAAERDGTEIRYYSIIYDLVDDIKATLSGMLPPTLREERLGEAQILQIFDVSKVGKIAGCRVMEGVVQRGAHVRLLRNDVVIHEGKLSQLKRLKDDAKEVTAGYECGMSFQNYQDMRVGDFIECFNVEEIKRTL, encoded by the coding sequence ATGAGCGATACGAACAATCCGGGTGACAAGACGCAGACCAGAGCCCCCTCGAAGCCGTTGACGGTCAAGCGTCCGGTCGAGCAGGGGACGGTCCGTCAGAGCTTCTCCCACGGGCGGTCGAAGTCCGTCGTGGTCGAGACGGTGAAGCGGCGCACGATCGGCGCCGCGCCCGGAGCGGTCGCGCCCCGTGAGCCTGCCGCACCGCCGCCGCGTCCTGCCTCCGTGGCGCCCGCGCCGACTCCGGCCGCGCGTCCGTCGGGTCGCAGTGCGTCCGGCGTCGTGCTGCGCACCCTGAGCGAGCAGGAGCGGGATGCCCGCGCCGCCGCCCTGGCCGATGCACAGCGCCGCGAGGCCGAGGCCCGCGCCCGTGCCGAAGCCGAGGTGAAGGCCCGCCGCGACCGCGAGGACGCCGAGCGCCGTGAGCGTGAGGCGGCCGAGGCACGCCGCCGCGAAGAGGATGAGCGGCGCCGCCAGGACGATGAGCTTCGCCGCAAGGCCGCCGAGGATTCGCGCCGCCGCGCCGAGGAAGAGGCCGCGCGCGTCGCCGCCCTGCCCGCCGCCGAGGCCCCGCCCGCTGCTGCCCCCGCGGCGCCGGAGCCTGTTGCTGCCTCGGCCCCGGCCGCGGCTCCGGCGGCTCGTCCGACCCCCGCCCCCGCACGTCCTGCTGCCGCTCCGTCGGCGGCGCGGCCGGGTGGTGCGACGCAGCGTCCGGCCGCGTCCGGCACCCGTCCCGGCGTCCGTCCGACGCCGTCGGCTGCCCGTCCGGCTGCGCCGCAGCCGCCGGCCGAGCCGCGCCGCACCATCACGGCGGATATCAAGAAGCCGCGCGACCTGAACTTCATGGCGCGTCCGGCCCCGGCGCCGGAGCCCGAGAAGGCGCCGAGCCCGACGACCGCCGCCCGCCCCGCGGGTGCGGGCGCCGCTGCGCGTCCCGCCGGACGTCCCGGCGCGGCTGCGGCCGAGGAGGAGTCGGATACCAAGCGGGTGATTCGTCGCCCCGGCATGCCGCTCAAGATCATTACGCCGCCCAAGACGCCGAAGTCGCCGGGCGGTGACCGTAACCGTGGCCGCCTCACCATCGCCAACGCAACTGCGGGCGAGGAAGAGCGCACCCGTTCCGTGGCCTCCTTCCGCCGCCGCCAGCAGCGGATGAGCGGCCACCGGCACGAGGAGCCCAAGGAGAAAATCGTCCGCGACGTGACAATCCCAGAGACGATCACCATCCAAGAACTCGCCAACCGCATGTCCGAACGTGCGGTGGACGTCATCCGTCTGCTGATGAAGCAGGGCCAGATCCACAAGATCACCGATGTGATCGACTCGGACACGGCTCAGCTCATTGCCGAGGAGATGGGCCACACGGTCCGCCGCGTCGCCGAGTCGGATGTCGAGGAGGGTCTGACCTCCGACGAGCCGGATCTGGAGGAGGATCTGGATCCGCGTCCGCCGGTCGTGACGATCATGGGTCACGTCGATCACGGCAAGACTTCGCTGCTCGACGCGATCCGTGCGGCCAACGTGGTCGAGGGCGAGGCCGGTGGCATCACCCAGCATATCGGTGCCTATCAGGTGGCGGCGCCCTCGGGCGATCTCGTGACCTTCATCGACACCCCCGGCCACGCGGCCTTCACCTCCATGCGCGCCCGCGGCGCCAAGGTGACGGACATCGTCGTGATCGTGGTGGCGGCCGATGACGGCGTGATGCCCCAGACCGTCGAGGCGATTCAGCACGCCAAGGCGGCGGGCGTCCCGATGATCATCGCCATCAACAAGATCGACAAGCCCGATGCGAACCCGCAGCGGGTGCGCACCGAGCTGCTGCAGCACGACATCCAAGTGGAGTCGATGGGCGGCGAGACCCTCGAGTTCGAGGTCTCCGCCAAGACCGGCGAGGGCCTGCCCGAGCTTCTCGAGGGCCTTCAGCTCCAGGCCGAAATCCTGAACCTGCGCGCCAACGAGAAGCGCGACGGCGAAGGCACCGTGATCGAGGCTCAGCTCGATCGTGGTCGCGGCCCTGTCGCCACCGTGCTCGTCCAGCGCGGCACGCTGTTCACCGGTGACATCGTCGTCGCCGGCGCCGAATGGGGCCGCATCCGCGCCCTCATCGACGATACCGGCAAGCACGTGCCCTATGCCGGCCCCTCGGTCCCGGTCGAGGTGCTCGGCTTCAACGGTACGCCGGACGCCGGCGACCGCGTGATCGTGGTGCCGAACGAGGCCCGCGCCCGCGAGGTCACCGAGTACCGTGCCCGCATCAAGCGCGAGCGCTTGAATGCCCGCACCGGCGGCGCCAACCGCTCGCTCGTCGACATGATGCGCGAGGCCAAGGAAGGCGCCAACCGCAAGGAACTGCCGATCATCATCAAGGGTGACGTGCAGGGTTCGGTCGAGGCCATCAACGGCGCGCTCACGGCGCTCGGCAATGACGAGGTCGGTGTTCGCATCCTGCTTTCGGGCGTGGGCGGCATCACCGAGTCGGACATCACGCTCGCCAACGCCTCGAAGGCCGTGGTGATCGGCTTCAACGTGCGCGCCCACAAGGAAGCACGCAACGCGGCCGAGCGCGACGGCACCGAGATCCGCTACTACAGCATCATCTACGACCTCGTGGACGACATCAAAGCCACGCTGTCGGGCATGCTCCCGCCGACGCTCCGCGAGGAGCGTCTCGGCGAGGCGCAGATCCTGCAGATCTTCGACGTGTCGAAGGTCGGCAAGATCGCCGGTTGCCGGGTCATGGAGGGTGTGGTCCAGCGCGGCGCCCATGTCCGCTTGCTGCGCAACGATGTGGTGATCCACGAGGGCAAGCTGTCCCAGCTCAAGCGCCTCAAGGACGACGCCAAGGAAGTCACGGCCGGCTACGAGTGCGGTATGTCCTTCCAGAACTACCAGGACATGCGCGTGGGCGATTTCATCGAGTGCTTCAACGTCGAGGAAATCAAGCGCACGCTCTGA
- a CDS encoding RNA-binding protein, producing MIAQEGTDGESAETGPDLDRGPSRGREPVRTCIVTRKAQSPSAMIRFVLGPDATVVPDLRARLPGRGAWVTATRTTIEAAVKRRAFNRAFKSNEAKVPPDLADQVAEGLRTDLRQALAMANKAGCVVTGFGKVESAILGAVGVAAVIHASDAAPDGRRKLAAALRRRYGDAISVIPVVDDLSNAELDMALGRDHVIHAALIAGAGTTGYLARWRRFRTFEGMASASEEDAPLAAGATAFDSHDDELT from the coding sequence ATGATCGCTCAGGAGGGCACGGACGGCGAATCGGCCGAGACCGGCCCGGATCTCGACCGTGGCCCGAGCCGCGGCCGTGAGCCTGTGCGCACCTGCATCGTCACCCGTAAGGCGCAGTCGCCCTCGGCGATGATCCGCTTCGTGCTGGGGCCCGACGCCACAGTGGTGCCGGACCTGCGCGCACGCCTGCCGGGTCGCGGCGCATGGGTGACCGCCACGCGCACGACGATCGAAGCCGCGGTCAAGCGCCGTGCCTTCAACCGCGCCTTCAAGTCCAATGAGGCGAAAGTCCCGCCCGATCTCGCCGATCAGGTCGCCGAGGGGCTGCGCACCGATCTGCGTCAGGCCTTGGCCATGGCCAACAAGGCCGGTTGCGTCGTGACCGGCTTCGGCAAGGTCGAGTCGGCGATTCTGGGTGCCGTCGGCGTCGCGGCGGTGATCCATGCCAGCGATGCCGCTCCGGACGGCCGGCGCAAGCTCGCGGCTGCCTTGCGGCGGCGCTACGGCGATGCCATATCGGTTATTCCTGTTGTCGATGACCTGTCCAACGCCGAATTGGACATGGCATTGGGCCGGGATCATGTGATACACGCTGCCCTTATCGCGGGAGCCGGCACTACCGGCTATCTCGCGCGTTGGCGTCGGTTCCGCACCTTCGAGGGTATGGCGTCGGCGTCTGAAGAGGACGCCCCGCTTGCTGCTGGCGCGACCGCCTTCGATTCGCACGACGACGAATTGACATGA
- the nusA gene encoding transcription termination factor NusA — translation MAVVSANRLELLQIAEAVAREKVIDRQIVIEAMEEAIAKAARSRYGAETDVHAEIDTKSGALRLSRHLLVVDQVENDAREITLDQARRYNPGALIGDVISDTLPPFDFGRVAAQSAKQVIVQKVRDAERARQYDEYKDRIGEILNGVVKRVEYGNVIVDLGRGEGIVRRDEMIPRETFRPGDRIRAYLFDVRSEVRGPQIFLSRSHPQFMAKLFGQEVPEIYDGIVEVKAVARDPGSRAKIAVISRDSSIDPVGACVGMRGSRVQAVVGELQGEKIDIIPWSEDQATFIVNALQPAEVVKVVLDEEADRIEVVVPDDQLSLAIGRRGQNVRLASQLTGWDIDILTEAEESERRQKEFAERTQAFMEALDVDETVGQLLAAEGFRNVEEIAFVDVAELSNIQGLDEETGAEIQARAQDYLARIEQEQDDRRRELGVEDELREIDGITTAMMVALGENEVKTVEDLAGCATDDLVGYTEGRGPEAVRHAGYLDGFELSRAEAEALIMAARLKAGWIDALPEPEGEAADGDAHDGEVTEDAMAEPQQA, via the coding sequence ATGGCTGTCGTCAGCGCCAATCGGCTCGAACTCCTGCAGATCGCCGAGGCGGTCGCCCGTGAGAAGGTGATCGACCGCCAGATCGTCATCGAGGCGATGGAAGAGGCGATCGCGAAGGCGGCCCGCTCCCGCTACGGCGCCGAGACCGACGTCCACGCCGAGATCGATACGAAAAGCGGAGCACTGCGCCTGTCCCGCCACCTCCTCGTGGTCGATCAGGTCGAGAACGATGCCCGCGAGATCACCCTCGATCAGGCCCGACGCTACAACCCCGGCGCCCTCATCGGCGACGTGATCTCCGATACCCTGCCACCGTTCGATTTCGGCCGCGTCGCGGCGCAATCGGCCAAGCAGGTCATCGTCCAGAAGGTGCGCGACGCCGAGCGCGCTCGCCAGTACGACGAGTACAAGGACCGGATCGGCGAGATCCTCAACGGCGTGGTCAAGCGCGTCGAGTACGGCAACGTCATCGTCGATCTCGGCCGCGGCGAGGGCATCGTCCGCCGCGACGAGATGATCCCGCGCGAGACCTTCCGCCCCGGCGACCGCATCCGCGCCTACCTGTTCGACGTGCGCTCCGAGGTGCGCGGGCCGCAGATCTTCCTGTCGCGCTCCCACCCGCAATTCATGGCCAAGCTGTTCGGCCAGGAAGTGCCGGAGATCTACGACGGCATCGTCGAGGTCAAAGCGGTCGCCCGCGATCCCGGCTCGCGCGCCAAGATCGCCGTCATCTCCCGCGATTCCTCGATCGACCCGGTCGGCGCCTGCGTCGGTATGCGCGGCTCCCGCGTCCAGGCGGTGGTCGGCGAGCTTCAGGGCGAAAAGATCGACATCATTCCGTGGTCGGAAGATCAGGCGACCTTCATCGTCAACGCGCTGCAGCCGGCCGAAGTCGTGAAGGTGGTGCTCGATGAGGAGGCCGACCGCATCGAGGTGGTGGTGCCCGACGACCAGCTCTCGCTGGCCATCGGTCGCCGTGGCCAGAACGTGCGGCTGGCCTCGCAGCTCACCGGCTGGGACATCGACATCCTGACCGAGGCCGAGGAATCGGAGCGGCGCCAGAAGGAATTCGCGGAGCGCACTCAGGCGTTCATGGAGGCGCTCGACGTCGACGAGACGGTCGGCCAGTTGCTGGCGGCCGAAGGCTTCCGCAACGTCGAGGAAATCGCCTTCGTCGATGTGGCGGAACTCTCGAACATCCAAGGACTCGACGAGGAGACCGGTGCCGAGATCCAGGCCCGCGCCCAGGATTACCTCGCCCGCATCGAGCAGGAGCAGGACGACCGCCGCCGCGAGCTCGGCGTCGAGGACGAGTTGCGTGAGATCGACGGCATCACCACCGCAATGATGGTGGCGCTGGGCGAGAACGAGGTGAAGACCGTCGAGGATCTGGCCGGCTGCGCGACCGACGATCTCGTCGGCTATACCGAAGGCCGTGGCCCCGAGGCCGTGCGCCATGCGGGCTATCTCGACGGATTCGAGCTGTCGCGGGCCGAGGCCGAGGCGCTGATCATGGCCGCCCGTCTGAAGGCCGGCTGGATCGACGCGCTGCCGGAGCCGGAGGGTGAGGCCGCCGATGGCGACGCCCACGACGGCGAGGTGACCGAGGACGCGATGGCCGAACCGCAGCAGGCCTGA
- the rimP gene encoding ribosome maturation factor RimP: MAEPTEKRLVSETGVAARVAQIVEGPIEGLGFRLVRVKISNTNGRTVQIMAERPDGTMGVDECEAVSRAISPILDLEDPVGDAYYLEVSSPGIDRPLVRVSDFERWAGYEAKVELAVPMDGRKRFRGIIGVPSADGTTVPIDLPDVKPGLPSRIDVPLRDLGEAHLILTDELIRESLRRGSAPPQDGEEVDEEEGAEAEHEAPQVRFIPQPKRPKPKLDKKADKPVKAKKPKPGGGIVTKAARLKNRDTLH, translated from the coding sequence ATGGCGGAGCCCACCGAGAAACGTCTTGTCAGCGAGACCGGCGTCGCCGCGCGCGTCGCCCAGATCGTCGAGGGACCGATCGAGGGCCTCGGCTTCCGGCTGGTCCGGGTGAAGATCTCGAACACGAACGGTCGCACCGTGCAGATCATGGCCGAGCGGCCCGACGGCACGATGGGCGTCGACGAGTGCGAGGCGGTGAGCCGCGCGATTTCGCCGATCCTCGACCTGGAGGATCCGGTCGGCGACGCCTACTATCTCGAAGTCTCGTCGCCGGGCATCGACCGGCCCCTGGTGCGGGTTTCCGATTTCGAGCGCTGGGCCGGTTACGAGGCAAAGGTAGAGCTTGCCGTGCCGATGGACGGGCGCAAGCGCTTCCGCGGCATCATCGGGGTTCCGAGCGCGGACGGCACCACGGTGCCGATCGACCTGCCCGACGTGAAGCCGGGCCTTCCGAGCCGCATCGATGTGCCGCTGCGCGATCTCGGCGAGGCACATCTCATTCTCACGGACGAGCTGATTCGCGAATCGCTCCGCCGTGGCTCCGCCCCGCCGCAGGACGGCGAGGAGGTCGACGAGGAAGAGGGCGCGGAAGCCGAGCACGAGGCGCCGCAGGTCCGCTTCATCCCGCAACCGAAGCGGCCCAAGCCCAAGCTGGACAAGAAGGCCGACAAGCCGGTGAAGGCGAAGAAGCCCAAGCCCGGCGGCGGTATCGTCACGAAGGCCGCCCGCCTCAAGAACCGCGACACGCTTCACTGA
- a CDS encoding CatB-related O-acetyltransferase, which translates to MPATMIGPDPDALHPMPGHRRVTFIRNLDLPDNVVVGAYSYYDDPAGPQAFLDAILYHFPFIGDRLVIGKFCAIAAQTRFLMSGGNHRLDGLSTYPFPIFGGDWIGRFEGELNFPNRGDTRIGNDVWFGYRSTVMPGVTIGDGAVVAAHSVVAADVPPYAIVAGNPAKVVRRRFSEVDAARLQAVAWWDWPIERITAHLPLIGGGDIAALEAAAPDG; encoded by the coding sequence ATGCCGGCGACCATGATCGGACCGGATCCAGACGCGCTGCATCCGATGCCCGGGCACAGGCGCGTCACTTTCATCCGCAACCTCGACCTGCCGGACAATGTCGTGGTCGGCGCCTACAGCTATTACGACGATCCGGCCGGGCCGCAGGCCTTTCTCGACGCGATTCTCTACCACTTTCCCTTCATCGGCGACCGGCTGGTGATCGGGAAGTTCTGCGCCATTGCCGCGCAGACGCGCTTCCTGATGAGTGGCGGCAATCACCGCCTCGACGGGCTTTCGACCTACCCGTTCCCGATCTTCGGCGGCGACTGGATCGGTCGCTTCGAGGGCGAGCTGAACTTCCCGAATCGCGGCGACACGCGCATCGGCAACGATGTCTGGTTCGGGTATCGGAGCACCGTGATGCCGGGCGTCACAATCGGCGACGGGGCGGTGGTCGCGGCGCATTCTGTCGTGGCGGCGGACGTCCCGCCCTACGCGATCGTAGCCGGCAACCCCGCGAAGGTTGTCCGCCGCCGCTTCTCGGAAGTGGACGCCGCGCGCCTGCAGGCAGTGGCGTGGTGGGATTGGCCGATCGAGCGGATCACGGCTCACCTGCCCCTGATCGGCGGCGGCGACATCGCCGCGCTCGAAGCGGCGGCGCCGGACGGCTGA
- a CDS encoding aspartate-semialdehyde dehydrogenase, producing the protein MGYKVAVVGATGNVGREILDILAERAFPADEVVALASSRSLGQEVSFGDKILKVKTLDTYDFSDTDICLMSAGGETSKEWSPRIGSQGCVVIDNSSAFRYDADVPLIVPEVNADAVVGFSKRNIIANPNCSTAQLVVALKPLHEAATIKRVVVSTYQSVSGAGKEAMDELFSQTRAVFTAGEVVTKKFTKRIAFNVIPHIDVFMEDGYTKEEWKMVAETKKMLDPKIKLTATAVRVPVFIGHAESVNVEFERPISPEKATEILRAAPGVLVIDKRENGGYMTPHEAAGEDATYISRIREDATIENGLNFWCVSDNLRKGAALNAVQIAEVLVNRKLLNKAKQAT; encoded by the coding sequence ATGGGTTACAAGGTCGCCGTCGTCGGAGCCACGGGCAATGTGGGCCGCGAGATTCTCGACATCCTGGCCGAGCGCGCCTTCCCGGCCGACGAGGTCGTGGCGCTGGCCTCCAGCCGGAGCCTGGGCCAGGAAGTCTCTTTCGGCGACAAGATTCTCAAGGTCAAAACGCTCGACACCTACGACTTCTCCGACACCGACATCTGCCTGATGTCGGCCGGCGGCGAGACGTCGAAGGAGTGGAGCCCGCGCATCGGCAGCCAAGGCTGCGTGGTGATCGATAACTCGTCGGCCTTTCGCTACGACGCCGACGTGCCGCTGATCGTGCCGGAGGTGAATGCCGACGCGGTCGTGGGCTTCTCCAAGCGCAACATCATCGCCAACCCGAATTGCTCGACCGCGCAGCTCGTCGTCGCGCTCAAGCCGCTCCACGAGGCGGCCACCATCAAGCGCGTCGTGGTCTCGACCTATCAGTCCGTTTCCGGGGCGGGGAAGGAGGCCATGGACGAACTGTTCAGCCAGACCCGCGCCGTCTTCACCGCCGGCGAGGTGGTGACGAAGAAGTTCACCAAGCGGATCGCCTTCAACGTCATCCCCCACATCGATGTGTTCATGGAGGATGGCTACACGAAGGAAGAGTGGAAGATGGTCGCCGAGACCAAGAAGATGCTCGATCCCAAGATCAAGCTCACGGCGACCGCGGTGCGGGTGCCGGTCTTCATCGGCCATGCCGAGTCGGTGAACGTCGAGTTCGAGCGCCCGATCTCGCCGGAGAAGGCGACCGAGATCCTGCGCGCGGCGCCGGGCGTGCTCGTGATCGATAAGCGCGAGAACGGCGGCTACATGACCCCGCACGAGGCGGCGGGCGAGGATGCCACATACATCTCCCGCATCCGTGAGGACGCCACGATCGAGAACGGCCTGAACTTCTGGTGCGTCTCGGACAACCTCCGCAAGGGCGCGGCGCTCAACGCCGTGCAGATCGCCGAGGTGCTGGTGAACCGCAAGCTGCTGAACAAGGCCAAGCAGGCCACCTAG
- the speG gene encoding spermidine N1-acetyltransferase: protein MSIKLRPLEREDLLFVHQLNNNDSIMRYWFEEAYESFAELAQLYERNIHNQTERRFIIATERSEPAGMVELVEINHLHRRCEFQIAIHPDHQGKGYAKRATRIAIDYAFKVLNIHKLYLHVDKDNKRAAGIYESCGFRPEGILRDEFFVNGRYRDAVRMCLFQPHYLAERGAGDVAEPVLKT from the coding sequence ATGAGTATCAAGCTACGACCGCTGGAGCGCGAAGACCTGCTCTTCGTGCATCAGCTCAACAACAATGACAGCATCATGCGCTACTGGTTCGAGGAGGCTTACGAGTCCTTCGCCGAGCTGGCGCAGCTCTACGAGCGCAACATCCACAATCAGACCGAGCGACGCTTCATCATCGCGACGGAGCGTAGCGAGCCAGCGGGAATGGTCGAGCTGGTGGAGATCAACCACCTGCACCGCCGCTGCGAGTTCCAGATCGCGATCCACCCCGACCACCAGGGAAAGGGCTACGCCAAGCGCGCGACCCGCATCGCCATCGACTACGCGTTCAAGGTGCTCAACATCCACAAGCTCTATCTGCACGTGGACAAGGACAACAAACGCGCGGCCGGCATCTATGAGAGCTGCGGCTTCCGCCCCGAGGGCATTCTCAGGGACGAGTTCTTCGTCAACGGCCGCTACCGCGACGCGGTGCGCATGTGCCTGTTCCAGCCCCACTATCTGGCCGAGCGTGGCGCTGGCGACGTCGCCGAGCCGGTGCTCAAGACCTGA
- a CDS encoding GTP-binding protein — MSATTPRLPVIVLSGFLGAGKTTLLNHLLNNREGRRVAVIVNDMSEVNIDADLVRDGGADLSRTDEQLVEMTNGCVCCTLRDDLPAEVRRLAAEGRLDHLLLEGTGIAEPLPVASTFSPSATRPAERSATWRGSTRW, encoded by the coding sequence ATGTCGGCGACCACCCCTCGCCTCCCCGTCATCGTGCTGTCGGGTTTCCTCGGTGCCGGCAAGACGACTTTGCTCAATCACCTGCTCAACAATCGCGAGGGTCGGCGCGTCGCGGTGATCGTCAACGACATGAGCGAGGTGAACATCGATGCCGACCTCGTCCGCGACGGTGGGGCGGATCTATCGCGCACGGACGAGCAGCTCGTGGAGATGACCAACGGCTGCGTCTGCTGCACCTTGCGCGACGACCTGCCGGCCGAGGTTCGCCGTCTCGCCGCCGAGGGCCGCCTCGACCACCTGCTGCTCGAGGGCACGGGCATCGCCGAGCCCTTACCGGTAGCGAGCACCTTTTCTCCGTCCGCGACGAGGCCGGCGGAGCGCTCAGCGACGTGGCGCGGCTCGACACGATGGTGA
- a CDS encoding TetR/AcrR family transcriptional regulator, with amino-acid sequence MRPWREGPGDRRSYHHGNLKEALIEAARRFIAERGIGGFTLVDAARLVGVTPAALYRHFRGREALLEEVAGRGFADLADRLARALAGRGTPLERFTRMGEAYLAFAEEEPGYYAAIFEVRGQAAPAPAPERPNPFDLLVEALRTTFPDGFDGVDPRFLALEVWALSHGIATLSAAGQLPKPGPDKYELLRAGVLALVHGAGGRAKDKA; translated from the coding sequence GTGCGACCCTGGCGCGAGGGACCGGGCGACCGGCGCAGCTACCATCACGGCAACCTCAAAGAGGCGTTGATCGAGGCCGCGCGCCGCTTCATCGCCGAGCGGGGCATCGGTGGCTTCACGCTGGTCGATGCCGCCCGCTTGGTCGGGGTGACGCCCGCGGCGCTCTACCGCCATTTCCGCGGGCGCGAAGCCCTGTTGGAGGAGGTGGCGGGCCGCGGCTTTGCCGACCTCGCCGACCGGCTGGCGCGGGCGCTGGCAGGCCGGGGCACGCCGCTGGAGCGTTTCACCCGCATGGGCGAAGCCTATCTCGCCTTCGCCGAGGAGGAGCCGGGCTACTACGCGGCGATCTTCGAAGTGCGCGGTCAGGCAGCCCCGGCGCCCGCCCCTGAGCGGCCGAATCCGTTCGACCTTCTGGTCGAAGCCCTACGCACGACCTTCCCCGACGGTTTCGACGGCGTCGACCCGCGCTTCCTCGCACTTGAGGTCTGGGCGCTTTCGCACGGAATCGCCACGCTGTCGGCTGCGGGCCAATTGCCGAAGCCCGGGCCGGACAAGTACGAATTGCTGCGCGCGGGCGTTCTCGCGCTGGTCCATGGGGCCGGTGGGCGGGCGAAGGACAAAGCTTAG
- a CDS encoding DUF2852 domain-containing protein, which yields MNTSSTSPWSCGASHRSGPFPKRSLEIGAIVVAFIYWWPVAVAYVAWKIAGYPAFSQMKEFANSGSFSFAGGDGRSRFARAFEAAKGYSGTSATSGNWAFEEYRRAELERLEARRRALQEESRAFAEFVEELKRAKDREQFDAFMAKRRSEGGGPTIEA from the coding sequence GTGAACACGTCCTCCACCTCTCCCTGGTCCTGCGGCGCGTCTCACCGTAGCGGCCCATTTCCCAAGCGTTCCCTCGAAATCGGCGCGATCGTCGTCGCGTTCATCTATTGGTGGCCCGTCGCCGTCGCCTACGTCGCCTGGAAGATCGCGGGCTATCCCGCCTTCAGCCAGATGAAGGAGTTCGCCAACAGCGGCAGCTTCAGCTTTGCGGGTGGCGATGGCCGGTCGCGCTTCGCCCGCGCCTTCGAGGCGGCCAAGGGGTATTCCGGCACCAGCGCCACATCCGGCAACTGGGCGTTCGAGGAGTATCGTCGGGCCGAGCTGGAGCGCCTGGAAGCCCGTCGCCGTGCGCTTCAGGAAGAAAGCCGCGCCTTCGCCGAATTCGTCGAGGAGCTGAAGCGGGCCAAGGACCGCGAGCAGTTCGACGCCTTCATGGCCAAGCGCCGCTCCGAGGGCGGTGGCCCGACCATCGAAGCCTGA